One Bythopirellula goksoeyrii genomic window, AGGCACCAGTAACAATTGCCGTCTTTCCTTCCAACTGAGACATGAGTTATTCCTTTGTTTGTTATGTGTGTTTTCAGAGAAATGTTCTTAATCACGTGCGAACAACGCGGCGATCCCTTGACCTCCGCCGATGCACATCGTCACCAGCGCCTTGTGGCCACCGGTCCGTTTTAATTCGTAAAGGGCCTTGATCGTGAGAATGCAACCCGTAGCACCAATAGGATGCCCCAGACTGATACCACTTCCATTGGGATTCGTCCGGTCCTCTGGAAGTTCCAGCTCTCGTGTAACGGCTATTGCCTGAGCGGCAAACGCTTCGTTCACTTCAAACACGTCGATCTCATCGAGCGAGACCCCCGTTTTTTCGAGTAGCGCGCGGACGGCAGGTACAGGACCGATACCCATGTACTTAGGGTCAACTCCGGCATAGCTATAGGCCACAAGTTGACCGAGTGGCTTTAATCCACGCTTCTGCGCCATGTCTCGTTCCATCAAAACTACCGCTGCCGCAGCATCATTGATGCTTGAAGCGTTTCCAGCGGTGACGGATCCTTCCCTGTCGAAAATTGGCTTCAGTCCAGAGAGTTTCTCGGCTGTTGTTTCAGGCCGCACAGTTTCATCTTTGTCGAAGAGCACCGTGTCGCGCTTCACGCGAATTTCTACGGGGAGAATTTGCTCTTTGAAGTATCCTTTCTCAATTGCGTGTGCAGCTCGCCGATGACTCTCTGCTGCTAGTTTGTCCTGGTCTTCACGTGAGACGTTCCATTTCTTGGCAACATTCTCTGCCGTGACTCCCATGTGGCAATCATCAAACGGATCGGAGAGTGCCCCCACCATCACATCCATCATTGATGTGTCGTTCATACGAGCACCCCAGCGCATCGTCTGTGAAAGATAGGGGCTACGACTCATGCTCTCAGCACCACCAGCCACTGCCACGTCGGCATCTCCGAGCATGATCGATTGAGCTGCCGTGATGATTGCTTGCAACCCACTGCCGCAGAGACGATTTAGAGTCAGGGCAGGTGTCTCAACGGGAAGTCCTCCGTTGATTCCTGCCACGCGTGCCAGATAGTGATCATGGGCATCCGTGTGGATTATGTTGCCAAAAACAACGTGACCCACTGATTTCGGCTCGACGGCGGCGCGCGACACGGCTTCCCGCACA contains:
- a CDS encoding acetyl-CoA C-acyltransferase family protein, with the translated sequence MTREVVVVSGARTPIGGYGGSLKDIPPSELAAKCVREAVSRAAVEPKSVGHVVFGNIIHTDAHDHYLARVAGINGGLPVETPALTLNRLCGSGLQAIITAAQSIMLGDADVAVAGGAESMSRSPYLSQTMRWGARMNDTSMMDVMVGALSDPFDDCHMGVTAENVAKKWNVSREDQDKLAAESHRRAAHAIEKGYFKEQILPVEIRVKRDTVLFDKDETVRPETTAEKLSGLKPIFDREGSVTAGNASSINDAAAAVVLMERDMAQKRGLKPLGQLVAYSYAGVDPKYMGIGPVPAVRALLEKTGVSLDEIDVFEVNEAFAAQAIAVTRELELPEDRTNPNGSGISLGHPIGATGCILTIKALYELKRTGGHKALVTMCIGGGQGIAALFARD